In Caproicibacterium amylolyticum, a genomic segment contains:
- a CDS encoding FeoB-associated Cys-rich membrane protein gives MNIPTLICFLILAAVFAAIVAKGIWNKKHHKGGCGCGCDNCASRGACHTK, from the coding sequence ATGAATATTCCCACACTGATTTGCTTTTTAATCCTGGCGGCGGTTTTTGCCGCGATTGTTGCAAAAGGCATTTGGAACAAAAAACACCATAAAGGCGGCTGTGGCTGCGGCTGTGACAACTGCGCCAGCAGAGGTGCCTGCCACACAAAATAA
- a CDS encoding LacI family DNA-binding transcriptional regulator, translating into MTTIKKIAECTHVSAATVSNVLNGKGGASEAKAREIRETAERLHYTPNLLAKRLKNQHSNTIGIITEDLTVFNTPEIVDGVDAACEAMGLEIILGNMRLYKRYNNDFTDTQRHQQLLDKMIEHMLSHQVEGIVYIGYHCRKLVYLPSRITVPIVYAYCYPLNQKYPAVIYDDEKAAYDLTMLMIQKGHRQIGAICGPLDSFHTLERLKGYQRALYENGILFNPQLLQYGDWSRSSGFAAAELLVPAGVTAIFAFNDEMACGVYEYCARNSLQIAKDISVAGFDNRDISADCTPSLTTAKLPLEEIGQTCTRLLTSAIDGEPPKSEITRLPCILLERESIGPCTTV; encoded by the coding sequence ATGACTACCATTAAAAAAATTGCAGAATGTACACATGTTTCCGCCGCTACAGTTTCCAATGTTCTTAATGGCAAGGGCGGTGCCAGTGAGGCAAAGGCACGTGAAATCCGCGAAACCGCGGAGCGCCTGCACTACACCCCAAATCTACTGGCAAAGCGCCTGAAAAACCAGCACAGCAATACCATTGGCATTATTACAGAGGACTTGACTGTGTTTAATACTCCCGAAATTGTAGATGGCGTGGACGCCGCATGCGAAGCAATGGGGCTGGAAATCATCTTGGGCAATATGCGCCTTTACAAGCGTTATAATAATGATTTTACCGACACACAACGTCACCAACAGCTATTAGATAAAATGATTGAGCACATGCTTTCTCATCAGGTTGAGGGCATTGTTTACATCGGCTACCACTGCCGCAAACTGGTCTATTTGCCCAGCCGTATTACCGTACCGATTGTGTATGCATACTGCTACCCCCTAAATCAAAAATATCCCGCAGTAATTTATGATGACGAAAAGGCTGCTTATGACCTCACCATGCTGATGATTCAAAAAGGGCACCGCCAAATTGGTGCAATCTGTGGACCCTTAGACAGCTTTCATACGCTGGAACGTTTAAAAGGTTATCAGCGTGCATTGTATGAAAACGGTATTCTATTTAATCCACAGCTCTTGCAGTACGGCGACTGGAGCCGCAGTTCCGGATTTGCTGCCGCCGAACTGCTGGTACCAGCCGGAGTCACCGCAATCTTTGCGTTCAACGATGAAATGGCCTGTGGAGTTTATGAATACTGTGCAAGGAATTCCCTGCAAATTGCAAAAGATATTTCTGTTGCCGGTTTTGATAACCGTGACATCAGTGCGGATTGTACACCTTCATTAACTACCGCAAAACTGCCACTGGAAGAAATCGGTCAAACTTGCACCCGCCTGCTGACCAGTGCCATTGACGGTGAGCCGCCAAAATCTGAGATTACACGTCTTCCCTGCATCCTTCTGGAAAGAGAATCCATCGGGCCCTGCACCACTGTGTAA
- the feoB gene encoding ferrous iron transport protein B has protein sequence MAVTIALAGNPNCGKTTLFNDLTGSNQYVGNWPGVTVEKKEGHLKGSKDVVIQDLPGIYSLSPYTLEEVVARSYLVNEKPDVILNIIDGTNIERNLYLTTQLLELGIPVLIAINMMDLVQKKGDLIDTAKLGAELGCEVVTISALKGQGGMEAAGKAAALAQSKVAEKREVPHVFTGSVEHAVAHIEESVQEIVDAQSLRWYAIKIFERDEKVLEKLKLDEILKSHVEEHIADCEKEMDDDAESIITNQRYAYIKGVIDKAVKKKPVKNNMTVSDKIDRIVTNRVLGIPIFIGIMLLVYTISMSTVGKLVTDWTNDTLFGDVIPPAVQGWLSSIGCADWLNSLIVDGVIGGVGSVLGFVPQMLILFLMLAILEDIGYMSRVAFIMDRIFRKFGLSGKSFIPMLIASGCGVPGIMSSRTIENDRDRKMTIMTTTFIPCGAKMPIVALFAGALFGGNPFIAISAYLIGVAAVIISGILLKKTKPFAGDPAPFVMELPAYHVPSAKNVLHAMWERGWSFIKRAGTIIFAASIVLWFLQGFGFTDGQFGMVDDNNTSLLASIGQAVAFLFAPLGFGSWKATVATFTGLIAKEQVVGTFGVLYGGVDVENGTQPIWAELSQDFTQLSAYSFLIFNLLCAPCFAAMGAIKREMNSAKWTMGAIGYMCGFAYAISMIVYQLGLLFTGAGFSVGTVAAIAVLVFLIYMVVRKNKYNDNVLTVSSVAAATR, from the coding sequence ATGGCAGTTACAATCGCACTGGCAGGAAATCCAAACTGCGGCAAAACAACGCTTTTTAATGATCTGACAGGCTCTAATCAGTATGTCGGCAACTGGCCGGGCGTTACCGTGGAAAAGAAAGAGGGACACCTGAAGGGCAGCAAGGATGTGGTCATTCAGGATCTACCCGGCATCTATTCTCTTTCACCGTACACCCTGGAGGAAGTGGTGGCGCGTTCTTATCTGGTAAACGAAAAGCCGGATGTGATTTTAAACATCATTGACGGTACCAACATTGAGCGTAACCTGTACCTGACAACGCAGCTGCTGGAACTTGGGATTCCAGTATTGATTGCGATTAACATGATGGATCTGGTGCAGAAAAAGGGTGACCTGATTGATACTGCAAAGCTGGGCGCGGAACTTGGCTGTGAGGTCGTTACTATCAGCGCACTGAAAGGGCAGGGCGGCATGGAAGCAGCGGGAAAGGCCGCTGCACTTGCGCAGAGCAAAGTGGCTGAAAAGCGGGAAGTCCCGCACGTCTTTACCGGAAGCGTGGAGCATGCGGTTGCGCACATTGAAGAATCTGTGCAGGAAATCGTGGATGCACAGAGCCTGCGCTGGTATGCAATTAAAATCTTCGAGCGCGATGAAAAAGTGCTGGAGAAACTGAAACTGGATGAAATCTTAAAGTCACATGTAGAAGAACATATTGCGGACTGCGAAAAGGAAATGGATGATGACGCGGAAAGCATCATCACCAATCAGCGCTATGCGTACATTAAAGGTGTGATTGACAAAGCGGTAAAGAAAAAACCGGTAAAGAACAACATGACGGTGTCGGACAAAATCGACAGAATCGTCACAAACCGTGTGCTGGGCATTCCGATATTCATTGGTATTATGCTTTTGGTTTACACAATCTCTATGAGTACGGTCGGCAAGTTGGTTACAGACTGGACCAATGACACATTGTTTGGAGATGTGATTCCGCCGGCGGTACAGGGATGGCTGTCGTCCATCGGCTGTGCTGACTGGCTGAACAGCCTGATTGTGGACGGCGTAATTGGCGGTGTCGGCTCAGTGCTTGGTTTCGTGCCGCAGATGCTGATTCTGTTCTTAATGCTTGCCATCTTGGAAGACATTGGATATATGTCCCGCGTGGCATTCATTATGGACCGTATTTTCCGCAAATTCGGGCTGAGCGGCAAAAGCTTCATTCCCATGCTGATTGCTTCCGGCTGCGGTGTACCGGGAATTATGTCCAGCCGAACCATTGAGAATGACCGCGATCGCAAAATGACGATTATGACCACTACCTTCATTCCCTGCGGCGCGAAAATGCCGATTGTTGCTTTGTTTGCAGGTGCACTGTTTGGCGGCAATCCGTTCATTGCAATTTCGGCTTACCTGATTGGTGTGGCGGCGGTCATCATTTCTGGCATCCTGCTGAAAAAGACAAAGCCGTTTGCGGGTGATCCGGCTCCGTTTGTTATGGAACTGCCAGCTTACCATGTGCCAAGTGCAAAGAATGTGCTGCATGCCATGTGGGAACGCGGCTGGAGCTTCATTAAACGCGCTGGTACCATTATTTTTGCAGCATCCATCGTGCTTTGGTTCCTGCAGGGCTTTGGCTTCACTGACGGCCAGTTCGGCATGGTTGACGACAACAACACCTCTCTGCTCGCCTCTATTGGTCAGGCAGTTGCGTTCCTCTTTGCACCGCTTGGTTTTGGCTCCTGGAAAGCAACGGTGGCTACTTTCACCGGCCTGATTGCCAAGGAACAGGTTGTCGGTACATTTGGCGTTTTGTACGGTGGAGTTGATGTAGAAAATGGCACACAGCCTATCTGGGCAGAGTTGTCGCAGGATTTTACACAGCTTTCCGCATACAGCTTCCTCATCTTCAATTTGCTGTGCGCACCGTGTTTCGCGGCAATGGGCGCCATCAAGCGTGAGATGAACTCCGCAAAATGGACCATGGGCGCAATCGGCTATATGTGCGGCTTTGCCTATGCGATTTCTATGATAGTATATCAGCTTGGTTTGCTGTTCACAGGTGCCGGTTTCTCGGTCGGTACCGTAGCGGCCATTGCAGTTCTGGTGTTCCTGATTTACATGGTTGTACGTAAAAACAAATACAATGATAACGTGCTGACAGTCAGCTCCGTTGCTGCTGCCACCCGTTAA
- a CDS encoding carbohydrate ABC transporter permease yields MNQLSEIKTSSYANAKKRKMAWNVVFIVIAIIIGVAVAFPLFWLIRSSLVTKAELFARPPVFWAKEMQFENFSKGIMRINFAQQLWNSVTIAVPYVLGTIITCALAGYAFARLRFPLRNVWFALVISSMMLPSVVTLLPQVRLYSALGIANKWALILPAFLCAGGNAYFVFLLRQFFTTIPKELDEAASIDGAGHVRTFISIMVPLVKPALIVVGLFSFINCWNEIFYSTIYLQSEDQYTLPLGLLMVQGIKTPNYEQVMALALLVSLPCLVFFFVGNRYFVEGISTGAVKG; encoded by the coding sequence ATGAATCAACTGTCAGAGATTAAAACAAGCAGCTATGCAAATGCCAAGAAACGTAAAATGGCATGGAATGTTGTCTTTATTGTGATTGCCATTATTATTGGAGTGGCTGTGGCATTCCCACTGTTCTGGCTGATTAGAAGTTCTCTCGTGACGAAGGCGGAGCTCTTTGCACGGCCACCGGTATTTTGGGCGAAAGAAATGCAGTTTGAAAACTTCTCAAAAGGAATTATGCGCATCAATTTTGCGCAGCAGCTCTGGAATTCTGTAACGATTGCAGTGCCGTATGTTTTGGGAACAATCATCACTTGCGCACTTGCAGGTTATGCGTTTGCACGGCTGCGCTTTCCGCTGCGAAACGTTTGGTTTGCACTGGTAATTTCCTCAATGATGCTGCCGAGTGTCGTTACGCTTCTGCCGCAGGTAAGATTGTACAGTGCACTGGGGATTGCCAACAAATGGGCACTAATTTTGCCGGCGTTCCTGTGTGCAGGCGGTAATGCCTACTTCGTTTTCCTTTTGCGTCAATTTTTTACGACGATTCCAAAAGAATTGGATGAAGCCGCCAGTATTGATGGTGCGGGGCATGTGCGTACATTCATAAGCATTATGGTGCCGCTTGTAAAGCCGGCATTGATTGTTGTAGGACTGTTCAGCTTCATTAATTGCTGGAATGAAATCTTTTATTCTACAATTTATCTGCAGAGTGAGGATCAATATACACTTCCACTTGGCCTGCTGATGGTACAGGGTATCAAAACGCCAAACTATGAACAGGTAATGGCATTGGCGCTGTTGGTCAGCCTGCCATGCTTGGTGTTCTTCTTCGTAGGCAATCGGTATTTTGTGGAAGGTATTTCGACTGGCGCGGTAAAAGGCTGA
- a CDS encoding VOC family protein — translation MQFKNPLIAVKDLQASKNFYRTVLGLEVILDFGANVTLTGGVCLQTLETWKTFLETDEIVFAGRDAELYFEEDNFDAFAAKLNRLNLRYVHPVKEHSWGQRVVRFYDPDDHIIEVGENMKSVCRRFQAAGMTPEQTAQRMDVPPEFVNDCLK, via the coding sequence ATGCAATTTAAAAACCCGCTGATTGCGGTAAAAGATTTGCAGGCATCCAAGAACTTTTACCGCACGGTGCTGGGTTTGGAGGTTATTTTGGACTTTGGCGCCAATGTGACACTGACCGGCGGCGTATGTCTGCAGACGCTGGAAACCTGGAAAACCTTTTTGGAAACCGATGAAATTGTCTTTGCGGGCAGGGACGCGGAGCTTTACTTTGAAGAGGATAATTTTGATGCTTTCGCAGCAAAACTCAACCGCCTGAACCTAAGGTACGTCCACCCGGTAAAAGAGCACAGCTGGGGGCAGCGTGTTGTACGTTTTTACGACCCGGATGACCACATCATTGAGGTGGGGGAAAACATGAAGTCGGTTTGCCGCCGTTTTCAGGCAGCGGGCATGACGCCGGAGCAAACGGCACAGCGGATGGACGTCCCGCCGGAATTTGTGAATGATTGCTTGAAATAA
- a CDS encoding extracellular solute-binding protein, translated as MVKSSCRAYEKANPGVTIKEQALPADGTFDQYIQSAKEKGTLPNISYMGEGDIQKYNEMGLLADISDVFENGTVKEKLPAVTVKDPKTKKVIAVGLSNQMNLLYYSKSKLKDAGIETPPTDVSKAWDWDTFVKNCKKLTKDSNGKTAADAGFDPSLIENYGLGFNCLREFHLFWGMYANGGGVVSADGSQFLMDKNESIEGVQKFADLMNKDHVASAATYSFTGGAGAVADGISAGYAMMINGSWDLANVKGNDDIGVGVLPKMKNAVTVNCGGPLVVYKTDDKDVLAASKKFYAYMVDPAQNLALVKSGAWLPNQSDWYTDASLVSKWGDEYPAGAKDSILSYANTKGAIAQWPAYYVPAYNKMNATFEKYIDKALSGKETAKQAFGECMPEIKKQFESGTVG; from the coding sequence ATGGTGAAAAGCTCCTGCCGTGCTTATGAAAAGGCAAATCCGGGCGTAACCATTAAGGAGCAGGCGCTGCCTGCAGATGGCACATTTGACCAGTACATTCAGTCTGCAAAAGAAAAGGGCACGCTGCCAAACATCAGCTACATGGGTGAAGGAGACATTCAGAAGTACAATGAAATGGGCCTTTTGGCAGACATTTCAGATGTTTTTGAAAACGGTACTGTTAAGGAAAAACTCCCTGCAGTGACTGTAAAAGATCCTAAAACGAAGAAGGTTATTGCGGTTGGCCTTTCTAACCAGATGAATTTGCTGTATTACAGCAAATCTAAGTTGAAAGACGCTGGCATTGAAACTCCCCCGACGGATGTTTCAAAAGCATGGGATTGGGATACTTTCGTGAAAAACTGCAAAAAGCTTACAAAAGATTCCAACGGAAAGACAGCTGCGGATGCCGGGTTTGATCCGAGCTTAATTGAAAACTATGGTCTTGGTTTCAACTGCCTGCGTGAATTCCATTTGTTCTGGGGCATGTATGCCAATGGCGGCGGCGTTGTTTCCGCAGATGGCTCTCAGTTCCTGATGGACAAAAATGAATCCATCGAGGGTGTACAGAAGTTTGCCGACCTGATGAATAAAGATCATGTTGCTTCTGCGGCTACTTACAGCTTTACCGGTGGCGCAGGTGCAGTTGCGGACGGTATTTCTGCCGGCTACGCAATGATGATTAACGGTTCCTGGGATCTGGCAAATGTTAAGGGAAATGATGATATCGGTGTGGGTGTCCTGCCGAAGATGAAGAACGCTGTTACGGTAAACTGCGGCGGTCCGCTGGTGGTTTATAAAACGGACGATAAAGATGTGCTGGCAGCTTCTAAAAAATTCTATGCTTATATGGTAGATCCGGCACAGAATCTAGCATTGGTTAAGAGCGGCGCATGGCTGCCGAATCAGTCCGATTGGTATACAGATGCTTCACTGGTCAGCAAATGGGGCGATGAATATCCGGCGGGTGCAAAAGACTCCATCCTCAGCTATGCCAACACGAAGGGTGCCATTGCACAGTGGCCTGCTTATTATGTACCGGCTTACAACAAAATGAACGCAACTTTCGAGAAGTACATAGATAAAGCGCTTAGTGGTAAAGAAACTGCTAAGCAGGCATTTGGTGAGTGCATGCCGGAAATTAAAAAGCAGTTTGAAAGCGGCACGGTGGGCTGA
- a CDS encoding FeoA family protein — MMPLSMAKPGEPVTIHRISGKDEVRQHLAELGFVVGSEVMVVNELGGNLILQVKDSRIALDKTMASRIQF, encoded by the coding sequence ATGATGCCGTTATCCATGGCAAAACCGGGGGAACCGGTAACAATTCACCGCATCAGCGGCAAGGACGAGGTGCGCCAGCATCTGGCGGAGTTGGGCTTTGTAGTGGGCAGTGAAGTGATGGTAGTGAACGAACTTGGCGGCAATCTGATTTTGCAGGTAAAAGACAGCCGCATCGCGCTGGACAAAACCATGGCAAGTCGAATTCAGTTTTAG
- a CDS encoding carbohydrate ABC transporter permease: MKEHNTSKAERRLNGRTKEAVIGYLFAAPAIIGFLLLTLYPMLASLFYSFNNITTAHGVTTFQWVGLQNYQNILKDPVIGVDFRKSLSVTLLYAAVNVVLVILFCLVCALLLNRKFRGRNLLRGLYFLPSVIPMVATGIVWKMLLQNQAQGGLVNWFFLKVMKMHPIDFINSPAIFITLFLMSLWTCGGTTVVLIAALQDVPKDQLESIEIDGGNAWHKFAKVTLPTIKPILFFQMIMCMMTSIQIYTQSVVFSRNGAPDHLTYFINIMIYDHAFVQNNMRGQAAAEAWVVFVIILVITLALFSAEGVFRKDDSSGSARAKKRAKREAGRK; the protein is encoded by the coding sequence TTGAAGGAACATAACACATCCAAAGCAGAGAGACGATTAAATGGCCGCACAAAAGAGGCTGTTATCGGCTATCTGTTTGCTGCACCGGCAATTATCGGTTTTCTGCTGCTTACGCTTTACCCCATGCTGGCCAGCCTTTTTTACAGCTTTAACAATATTACTACGGCACATGGGGTTACAACCTTTCAGTGGGTTGGCCTGCAGAATTATCAGAATATCCTGAAAGACCCGGTGATAGGGGTTGATTTTCGTAAATCACTTTCAGTCACCCTGTTGTATGCAGCCGTCAATGTGGTCCTTGTGATTCTGTTCTGCCTTGTGTGCGCGCTGCTGTTGAACCGGAAGTTCCGCGGTCGCAACTTACTGCGTGGACTGTATTTCCTGCCCTCCGTTATTCCAATGGTTGCAACAGGCATTGTGTGGAAGATGCTGCTGCAGAATCAGGCTCAGGGCGGTTTGGTGAACTGGTTCTTTCTGAAAGTAATGAAAATGCATCCGATAGACTTCATTAACTCTCCAGCCATTTTTATCACGCTGTTTTTAATGAGCCTATGGACATGCGGAGGTACAACTGTTGTGCTGATTGCCGCGCTGCAGGATGTACCAAAAGATCAGCTTGAATCCATTGAAATTGACGGCGGTAATGCCTGGCATAAATTTGCAAAGGTAACGCTGCCCACAATAAAGCCAATCCTCTTTTTTCAGATGATCATGTGTATGATGACTTCTATCCAGATTTATACACAAAGCGTGGTTTTCTCTCGCAATGGTGCACCGGATCACCTGACGTATTTTATCAATATCATGATTTACGACCATGCATTTGTACAAAATAATATGCGCGGCCAGGCTGCAGCTGAAGCATGGGTTGTGTTTGTTATTATCCTTGTCATTACGCTCGCACTGTTTTCTGCTGAAGGAGTGTTTCGGAAGGACGATTCTTCCGGTTCGGCCAGGGCAAAAAAACGCGCCAAAAGAGAGGCAGGAAGAAAATGA
- a CDS encoding metal-dependent transcriptional regulator — MEELTSTHLRYLLAIYQIGKLEQDVCSTSISEFLNVSGPSVSRMLGVLAQKNLIAKKRYSKIYLTDKGFLLARELDKNVALLKERIPRMGIPMTDEKIEQAAVALAALLPGKQSI; from the coding sequence ATGGAAGAACTGACCAGTACACATCTGCGCTATCTGCTGGCGATTTATCAAATTGGCAAACTGGAGCAGGATGTCTGCTCAACAAGTATTTCAGAATTTTTAAATGTCAGCGGCCCATCGGTTTCACGGATGCTGGGTGTGCTGGCGCAGAAAAACCTGATTGCGAAAAAACGGTACAGCAAAATCTATTTGACGGATAAGGGCTTTTTGCTGGCGCGGGAACTGGATAAAAATGTTGCCCTGCTGAAAGAACGAATCCCCAGAATGGGGATTCCGATGACTGATGAAAAAATTGAGCAGGCAGCGGTTGCACTGGCGGCTTTGCTGCCTGGAAAGCAAAGCATTTAA
- a CDS encoding FeoA family protein: protein MKTLKDVKIGESATIKKLYGEGAVKRRIMDMGLTKGTQLTVRKVAPLGDPMELHVRGYELSVRKADAEMIEVE from the coding sequence ATGAAAACGCTGAAAGATGTTAAGATCGGGGAGTCGGCAACGATTAAAAAGCTGTACGGTGAAGGTGCTGTGAAACGCCGTATTATGGATATGGGGCTGACAAAGGGAACACAGCTTACTGTGCGCAAGGTTGCACCGCTTGGTGACCCAATGGAACTGCACGTGCGCGGCTACGAACTCTCTGTGCGCAAAGCGGACGCGGAAATGATCGAAGTAGAATAA
- a CDS encoding glycoside hydrolase family 127 protein yields MDWKSLHSLPLKNIQIDDNYWNRYIRLVPEKIIPYQWEVLNDRVADAAPSYCLQNFKIAAGEASGERKGAVFQDSDVGKWLEAVAYSLESTPNEKLEKIADDVIALIGRAQCADGYINTYFTIKEGGRRWKNLTMGHELYTAGHLIEAAVAYYNATRKDAFLKIMCRFADLICKEFGPAEGQRHGCPGHEEIELALIKLYRVTGEQRYLDTAKYFVDTRGQKPNYFLQEIGQKDFHEVYDERKFFFPEYSQSDQPVREQTHAEGHAVRAVYLYCAMADLAGEYQDAELLESCQRLWNDMVNRQMYITGSIGSCANYEGFTVDYDLPNDTNYSETCASIGLALFGLRMSRVTGEASYLDTVERALYNTVRAGISQEGDRYFYVNPLEVWPENCLPHSAKEHVKPVRQKWFDVACCPTNVARTLTSLGQYIYSVSNNDLYLNLFVGNQTEVKLNGTPVELQLACDFPVSGQMTLTVAAEQETEFTLRMRVPAYAKNYSLRVNGQIQAVKIEKGFAVLKRKWKKDTIAISFDMEAKFVSANPQVRADAGRIALVRGPETFCLEEADNGKNLSAVFVNRKTALMTAYDAKLCGGVNVIHFEGERLNEEDWDADTLYSAKEPVYQPVMLKAVPYACWGNRQSGEMLVWMHAKD; encoded by the coding sequence ATGGATTGGAAATCATTACATTCACTGCCTCTAAAAAATATTCAAATTGATGACAACTACTGGAACCGGTATATCCGTTTAGTGCCGGAAAAGATTATTCCTTATCAGTGGGAAGTCCTTAATGATCGAGTTGCAGATGCAGCGCCAAGCTACTGCCTGCAAAACTTTAAAATTGCAGCCGGTGAGGCTTCGGGCGAGCGCAAAGGCGCCGTCTTTCAGGATTCCGATGTAGGTAAGTGGCTCGAAGCGGTTGCTTACAGTTTGGAGTCCACACCGAATGAAAAATTGGAGAAAATTGCAGACGATGTGATTGCACTGATTGGGCGGGCACAATGCGCGGATGGCTACATTAACACTTACTTTACTATAAAAGAAGGTGGTCGCCGCTGGAAAAATCTTACGATGGGACATGAATTGTATACCGCCGGACACTTAATTGAAGCGGCAGTTGCATATTACAACGCGACCCGCAAGGATGCTTTCCTGAAAATCATGTGCCGTTTCGCAGATTTAATTTGCAAAGAGTTTGGCCCCGCTGAAGGACAGCGGCACGGCTGCCCCGGGCATGAGGAAATCGAATTAGCACTGATTAAGCTTTATCGCGTAACTGGCGAACAGCGCTATTTGGATACCGCTAAATATTTTGTGGATACACGCGGTCAAAAACCAAATTACTTTTTGCAGGAAATTGGGCAGAAAGATTTTCATGAGGTTTATGATGAAAGAAAATTCTTTTTCCCGGAATATTCTCAGTCTGACCAACCGGTGCGCGAGCAGACACATGCGGAGGGGCATGCGGTACGCGCAGTTTATCTGTATTGCGCAATGGCGGATTTGGCAGGCGAATATCAGGATGCAGAACTGCTGGAAAGCTGCCAAAGACTTTGGAATGATATGGTTAACCGCCAGATGTATATAACCGGCAGCATTGGCTCCTGTGCGAATTATGAGGGCTTCACCGTCGATTACGATTTGCCGAATGATACGAATTACAGTGAAACTTGTGCTTCTATAGGCTTAGCTTTGTTTGGCCTGCGTATGAGCCGTGTAACTGGTGAGGCCAGTTATTTGGATACTGTGGAACGTGCACTTTACAATACCGTACGCGCGGGTATTTCTCAGGAGGGTGACCGTTACTTCTATGTGAATCCATTGGAAGTTTGGCCCGAAAATTGTTTGCCTCACAGTGCAAAAGAACATGTAAAGCCAGTTCGGCAGAAATGGTTTGATGTGGCGTGCTGCCCAACCAATGTGGCGCGTACGCTTACTTCTTTGGGGCAGTATATCTATTCTGTATCAAACAATGACCTTTATTTGAACCTGTTTGTAGGTAATCAAACGGAGGTTAAACTTAACGGTACGCCGGTTGAACTGCAGCTTGCGTGTGATTTCCCAGTCAGCGGGCAAATGACACTTACGGTTGCTGCGGAACAGGAAACGGAATTTACGCTGCGCATGCGGGTGCCTGCCTACGCTAAAAATTATAGTCTGCGTGTGAACGGACAGATTCAAGCGGTCAAAATTGAAAAAGGTTTTGCTGTTCTCAAACGAAAGTGGAAGAAAGACACCATTGCTATTTCTTTCGATATGGAAGCCAAGTTTGTCAGTGCTAATCCACAGGTGCGGGCGGACGCAGGACGGATTGCACTGGTGCGCGGACCGGAAACATTTTGTTTGGAAGAAGCGGATAACGGAAAGAATCTTTCGGCAGTTTTTGTGAATCGAAAAACTGCCCTAATGACCGCATATGACGCGAAACTATGCGGTGGTGTCAATGTAATCCACTTTGAGGGAGAACGTTTAAACGAAGAAGATTGGGATGCGGATACACTTTACAGCGCAAAGGAACCGGTTTATCAGCCCGTAATGCTGAAAGCAGTGCCATATGCCTGCTGGGGTAATCGTCAATCGGGTGAGATGCTGGTTTGGATGCATGCAAAAGATTGA